Proteins from a genomic interval of Stenotrophomonas sp. WZN-1:
- the bamA gene encoding outer membrane protein assembly factor BamA: MTRLPNRRLLALALAAVTGAPALAQAAEPFTVSDIRVDGLQRISSGTVFTYLPVERGETVTDNKVGETIRALYKTGFFEDVQLDRQGTILVVTVKERPAINKLTVTGNKDIKSDQLLKGLSDIGLTEGGTFDRLSLDRVTQELRRQYNDRGKYNVDITPTVSPLDRNRVDIAIAIKEGKAAKIRHVNLVGTEKFESKDILETWESKEHNWASWYRRDDQYSKEKLSGDLEKLNSWYLDRGYVDFSIDSTQVSISPDKRDMFLTAGVTEGAQYKISEIKVSGDTILPQEDVERMVIQKSGDTFSRALLEFSSDTITNSLSNIGYAFAKVNPIPTTNRAEQTVAINMQVVPGPRVSVRRILFRGNTRTSDEVMRREMRQFENSWYSQAAIDRSKIRLQRLGYFESVEVETPAVSGSNDQVDVVYNVKETTSGSFVFGLGYSQSYGMTTSVQLSQNNFLGGGNRVSVEASRSSYLQRYGFSYTNPYFTDDGVSLGYNLSWRELDYSDFNTAQYNSTNGSAQVVFGVPLTETDTVSLMFGIDSNQITTYEGSTPQSIIDYINAVGKRTFHAWRTELGWARDSRNDYFMPTRGTYQRVGLETTLPGSTIEYYKLNYQISKYWPIMPSLVINTRAEIGYGDAYGNDYTRTLTNPDGTTRTVTASGLPFFENFYAGGTNSVRGFEDNTLGPREVTRGYPEGQPLGGSLKTVGSVEAYFPRLFDSPSARVSAFVDFGNVYTGVDNFKANELRVSTGVALLWRAPVGPISISYAFPLKKEDDDKIERLQFTFGGQF; encoded by the coding sequence ATGACGCGACTCCCCAATCGCCGCCTGCTGGCCCTCGCCCTCGCCGCCGTCACCGGCGCTCCCGCCCTGGCCCAGGCAGCCGAGCCCTTCACTGTCAGCGACATCCGCGTCGATGGCCTGCAGCGCATCAGCTCGGGCACGGTGTTCACCTACCTGCCGGTGGAACGTGGCGAGACGGTCACCGACAACAAGGTCGGCGAGACGATCCGCGCCCTGTACAAGACCGGCTTCTTCGAAGACGTGCAGCTGGACCGCCAGGGGACGATCCTGGTGGTGACCGTCAAGGAACGCCCGGCGATCAACAAGCTGACCGTGACCGGCAACAAGGACATCAAGTCCGACCAGCTGCTCAAGGGCCTGTCCGACATCGGCCTGACCGAGGGCGGCACCTTCGATCGCCTGAGCCTGGACCGCGTGACCCAGGAACTGCGCCGCCAGTACAACGACCGCGGCAAGTACAACGTCGACATCACCCCGACGGTGAGCCCGCTGGACCGCAACCGCGTGGACATCGCCATCGCCATCAAGGAAGGCAAGGCGGCCAAGATCCGCCACGTCAACCTGGTCGGCACCGAGAAGTTCGAGAGCAAGGACATCCTGGAGACCTGGGAGTCCAAGGAGCACAACTGGGCGTCGTGGTACCGCCGTGACGACCAGTACTCCAAGGAAAAGCTGTCCGGCGACCTGGAAAAGCTCAACTCCTGGTACCTGGACCGCGGCTACGTCGATTTCAGCATCGATTCCACCCAGGTCTCGATCAGCCCCGACAAGCGCGACATGTTCCTGACCGCCGGCGTGACCGAGGGTGCGCAGTACAAGATCTCCGAGATCAAGGTCAGCGGCGACACCATCCTCCCGCAGGAGGACGTCGAGCGCATGGTGATCCAGAAGTCCGGCGACACGTTCTCGCGTGCCCTGCTGGAATTCAGCTCGGATACCATCACCAATTCGCTGTCCAACATCGGCTACGCGTTCGCCAAGGTGAACCCGATCCCGACCACCAACCGCGCCGAGCAGACCGTCGCCATCAACATGCAGGTCGTGCCCGGCCCTCGCGTATCGGTGCGTCGCATCCTGTTCCGTGGCAACACGCGTACGTCCGACGAAGTGATGCGTCGCGAAATGCGCCAGTTCGAGAACAGCTGGTACTCGCAGGCCGCGATCGACCGCTCCAAGATCCGCCTGCAGCGCCTGGGCTACTTCGAATCGGTGGAAGTGGAAACCCCGGCCGTCAGCGGCAGCAACGACCAGGTCGACGTCGTCTACAACGTCAAGGAAACCACGTCGGGCAGCTTCGTGTTCGGCCTGGGCTATTCGCAGTCCTACGGCATGACCACCTCGGTGCAGCTGTCGCAGAACAACTTCCTCGGCGGCGGCAACCGCGTGTCGGTCGAAGCCTCACGCAGCAGCTACCTGCAGCGCTACGGCTTCAGCTACACCAACCCGTACTTCACCGATGACGGCGTGTCGCTGGGCTACAACCTGTCCTGGCGCGAACTGGACTACTCCGACTTCAACACCGCGCAGTACAACAGCACCAATGGTTCGGCGCAGGTGGTGTTCGGCGTGCCGCTGACCGAGACCGATACCGTCTCGCTGATGTTCGGCATCGACAGCAACCAGATCACCACCTACGAGGGCTCGACCCCGCAGTCGATCATCGACTACATCAACGCGGTCGGTAAGCGCACCTTCCACGCCTGGCGCACCGAGCTGGGCTGGGCGCGCGACTCGCGCAACGACTACTTCATGCCGACCCGCGGTACCTACCAGCGCGTCGGCCTGGAGACCACGCTGCCGGGTTCGACCATCGAGTACTACAAGCTGAACTACCAGATCAGCAAGTACTGGCCGATCATGCCGTCGCTGGTGATCAACACCCGCGCGGAAATCGGCTACGGCGATGCCTACGGCAACGACTACACCCGTACGCTGACCAATCCGGATGGCACCACCCGCACCGTTACCGCCAGCGGCCTGCCGTTCTTCGAGAACTTCTACGCCGGTGGTACCAACTCGGTGCGCGGTTTCGAGGACAACACCCTCGGCCCGCGCGAAGTCACCCGCGGTTACCCCGAAGGCCAGCCGCTGGGTGGTTCGCTGAAGACCGTCGGTTCGGTCGAAGCCTACTTCCCGCGCCTGTTCGACAGCCCGTCGGCGCGCGTGTCGGCCTTCGTCGACTTCGGCAACGTGTATACCGGCGTGGACAACTTCAAGGCCAACGAGCTGCGCGTGTCCACCGGTGTGGCCCTGCTGTGGCGCGCCCCGGTCGGCCCGATCTCGATCAGCTACGCCTTCCCGCTGAAGAAGGAAGACGATGACAAGATCGAGCGTCTGCAATTCACGTTCGGTGGCCAGTTCTGA
- the lpxD gene encoding UDP-3-O-(3-hydroxymyristoyl)glucosamine N-acyltransferase codes for MNTPTYTAQQLAEQFGLQVHGDPATAIHGVATLAHAGPGQLTFLANPRYRAQLADSQASLVVLRADDAEAAPGAALVAKDPYTTFAKIAALFDIAPTRPPGIHPSAVIDPSAQVAASAHIGPFVSIGARSVVGENCIIGTGSVIGEDCSLDNGCELIARVTLVTRVKLGKRVRVHPGAVLGADGFGLAMDAGKWIKVPQLGGVRIGDDCEIGANTCVDRGALEDTVLDDDVRLDNLVQIAHNVQIGAHSAIAGCTGIAGSAKIGRYCLLGGHVGVVGHLEICDKVVITGKSVVRNSIHEPGEYSSGTPLTDNRTWRKNAARFKQLDALARRVLAAGKEKE; via the coding sequence GTGAATACTCCCACCTACACCGCCCAGCAACTCGCCGAGCAGTTCGGCCTGCAGGTCCATGGCGACCCCGCCACCGCCATCCATGGCGTGGCCACCCTCGCTCATGCCGGTCCTGGCCAGCTGACCTTCCTCGCCAACCCGCGCTACCGCGCCCAGCTGGCCGACAGCCAGGCCTCGCTGGTGGTCCTGCGCGCCGACGACGCCGAGGCCGCCCCCGGCGCCGCGCTCGTGGCCAAGGATCCGTACACCACCTTCGCCAAGATCGCCGCGCTGTTCGACATCGCGCCGACGCGGCCGCCGGGCATCCACCCCAGCGCCGTCATCGATCCCAGCGCCCAGGTCGCGGCCAGCGCCCATATCGGCCCGTTCGTCTCCATCGGCGCGCGCAGCGTGGTCGGCGAGAACTGCATCATCGGCACCGGCAGCGTGATCGGTGAAGACTGCAGCCTGGACAATGGCTGCGAACTGATCGCCCGGGTCACCCTGGTTACCCGGGTCAAGCTCGGCAAGCGCGTGCGCGTGCACCCGGGTGCCGTGCTCGGCGCCGATGGCTTCGGCCTGGCGATGGACGCCGGCAAGTGGATCAAGGTGCCGCAGCTCGGCGGCGTGCGCATCGGCGATGACTGCGAGATCGGCGCCAACACCTGCGTCGACCGCGGTGCGCTGGAAGACACCGTGCTGGACGACGACGTGCGCCTGGACAACCTGGTGCAGATCGCGCACAACGTGCAGATCGGCGCGCACTCGGCCATCGCCGGCTGCACCGGCATCGCGGGCAGCGCCAAGATCGGCCGCTACTGCCTGCTCGGCGGCCACGTCGGCGTGGTCGGCCACCTCGAGATCTGCGACAAGGTCGTGATCACCGGCAAGTCGGTGGTCCGCAATTCCATCCATGAGCCGGGCGAGTACTCGTCCGGCACCCCGTTGACCGACAACCGCACGTGGCGCAAGAACGCCGCGCGCTTCAAGCAGCTGGACGCATTGGCTCGCCGCGTCCTGGCTGCTGGCAAGGAGAAAGAATGA
- the rseP gene encoding RIP metalloprotease RseP, which yields MTDFIGSVWWMIVSLGLLVTFHEFGHYWVGRLCGVKILRFSVGFGRPLWSRRDKHGTEFAIAAIPLGGYVKFLDEREVEVHPHERGQAFNHKTVWQRIAIVAAGPIANLLLCILLLWAMFVIGKQDYSPTIGRVSGIAASAGLASGDRVLRVDERQVITLGEASMALTAAAMDRRDVKLEVLDAADQVRMRTLPLSQLPAGFDERRVPILAGLYWQSWLQPARVDSLTADSVVAGQLQPGDLIVAIDGQRIDSVDQVIGEIQALGRAGGPGMIEVLRGGERLALEVTPRQGKDGKGNPVWQIGVGFPTTYSPAYDTLLRYGPLDAVTVAVRETGRLAADSLGMMGRIVTGKASLQNVSGPVTIARVANVSAKRGLDWFLQFLALLSLSLCIINLLPIPILDGGHLLYYLIELVKGSPLSERAIAAGQYIGLALLAGLMGLAFYNDILGLVPR from the coding sequence ATGACTGACTTCATCGGATCGGTCTGGTGGATGATTGTCAGCCTCGGGCTGCTGGTCACGTTCCACGAGTTCGGGCATTACTGGGTCGGGCGCCTGTGCGGGGTCAAGATCCTGCGTTTCTCGGTCGGCTTCGGCCGGCCGCTGTGGTCGCGGCGGGACAAGCACGGTACCGAATTCGCCATCGCTGCGATTCCGCTGGGCGGCTACGTGAAGTTCCTCGATGAACGCGAGGTCGAAGTCCACCCACACGAGCGCGGCCAGGCCTTCAACCACAAGACCGTCTGGCAGCGCATCGCCATCGTCGCCGCCGGCCCGATCGCCAACCTGCTGCTGTGCATCCTGCTGCTGTGGGCGATGTTCGTGATCGGCAAGCAGGACTACTCGCCCACCATCGGCCGTGTCAGCGGCATCGCCGCCAGTGCCGGCCTGGCCAGCGGCGACCGCGTGCTGCGCGTGGACGAGCGCCAGGTGATCACCCTCGGCGAGGCGAGCATGGCACTGACCGCCGCCGCGATGGACCGCCGCGACGTAAAGCTGGAGGTGCTGGATGCGGCCGACCAGGTGCGCATGCGCACCCTGCCGTTGTCGCAGCTGCCGGCCGGTTTCGATGAACGGCGGGTGCCGATCCTGGCCGGCCTGTACTGGCAGTCGTGGCTGCAGCCGGCACGGGTCGATTCACTCACCGCAGACTCCGTGGTGGCCGGGCAGCTGCAGCCAGGCGACCTGATCGTGGCCATCGATGGCCAGCGCATCGACAGTGTCGACCAGGTGATCGGCGAGATCCAGGCCCTCGGCCGCGCCGGCGGACCGGGCATGATCGAGGTCCTGCGTGGCGGTGAGCGCCTGGCGCTGGAAGTCACCCCGCGCCAGGGCAAGGATGGCAAGGGCAACCCGGTCTGGCAGATCGGCGTCGGCTTCCCCACCACCTACAGCCCCGCCTACGACACCCTGCTGCGCTACGGGCCGCTGGACGCGGTGACCGTCGCGGTGCGCGAAACTGGCCGCCTGGCGGCCGATTCGCTGGGCATGATGGGCCGCATCGTCACCGGCAAGGCCTCGCTGCAGAACGTTTCCGGGCCGGTCACCATCGCCCGCGTGGCCAATGTCTCGGCCAAGCGCGGCCTCGACTGGTTCCTGCAGTTCCTTGCCCTGCTGTCGCTCAGCCTGTGCATCATCAACCTGCTGCCGATCCCGATCTTGGACGGCGGCCACCTGCTGTATTACCTTATCGAGTTGGTCAAGGGCAGCCCGCTGAGCGAGCGTGCCATCGCCGCCGGCCAATACATCGGCCTGGCGTTGCTGGCCGGGCTGATGGGGTTGGCGTTCTACAACGACATCCTCGGCCTGGTCCCGCGATGA
- the dnaE gene encoding DNA polymerase III subunit alpha produces MSNSRFVHLHVHTEFSLADSTIRVPAKPDQADPKKAKQANLLSRSVELGLPALAVTDLNNLFALVKFYKAAEGVGIKPIAGADVLIAEEGQDPWRMTLLCRDREGYLSLSRLLTRAWMEGHRPEGGVAVHPDWLKAGNANLFALAGRQSLAGRLALDGKHELAEQQLADWQRVFGDGLHLELTRTGREGEETFNQFALMAAGQRGLPVVASNDVRFLSPSDFSAHEARVCISTGRVLDDPKRPREYSDQQYLKSAEEMCALFADIPDAIDNTLALAERCNIEMRLGTYFLPNYPVPDDETLDTWIQKMSRDGLEERLEKNPLAPGKTREEYFERLEFELNTIIKMGFPGYFLIVADFIQWGKNQGIPIGPGRGSGAGSLVAWALKITDLDPLPYNLLFERFLNPERVSMPDFDIDFCMDRRDEVIDYVARKYGRERVSQIITYGTMAAKAVVRDSGRVLGFPYGLVDGVSKLIPNILGIHLKDALGKGKEGPSSEMASAELIQRYETEDDVRDLIDLALQLEDLTRNAGKHAGGVVIGPEPLSEFCPLYAEHDENGLGKNPVTQFDKNDVEEVGLVKFDFLGLRTLTIIDWAVKAINKRHERAGIPPVDIAAIPLDDTPTYKDIFANGNTGAVFQFESSGMRRLLKDARPDRFEDLIALVSLYRPGPMDLIPSFNARKHGQEEIIYPDPRTEAILKDTYGIMVYQEQVMQMAQIVGGYSLGGADLLRRAMGKKVPAEMAKHREIFREGAARDGVDEAKADAIFDLMEKFAGYGFNKSHAAAYALVSYQTAWLKRHYPAEFMAATLSSDLDNTDKVVGFLDEVRNLGLTVLPPKVNQSAFMFEAVTPDTIQYGLGAIKGVGQGACEAVVEERLKGGEYKDLLDFCTRVGSAKLNRRTLEAMINCGALDELGHNRASLMLQLPEVIKATDQMARERASGQNSLFGGPDPSAATIQLDLPEAEEWPLLQRLNGERDTLGFYLSGHPFDPWRDDVRDLVGNDLGSVEKIWSANSGGGGGGEKRWRPEVQTVLAGQVVGVRRKGESQIFIQLEDGRGRVECSAFSDAMAEFGHLMTKDRILVVKGGLREDEFNGGFALRIRQCWDFDEVCANYATRLSLRLDLRQQRPVWERIDALLDRHRPGRTPLRLDLLLKGPHGGVAGMLDVSGQSAVRIDSKLMEALRADPAVRTLKVRYSPPWAS; encoded by the coding sequence ATGTCCAACTCCCGCTTCGTACATCTCCACGTCCACACCGAGTTCTCGCTGGCGGACTCGACCATCCGCGTGCCGGCCAAGCCCGACCAGGCGGACCCGAAGAAAGCCAAGCAGGCCAACCTGCTGTCGCGCTCGGTCGAACTCGGCCTGCCCGCGCTGGCGGTAACCGACCTCAACAACCTGTTCGCCCTGGTCAAGTTCTACAAGGCGGCCGAAGGCGTGGGCATCAAGCCGATCGCCGGCGCTGACGTGCTGATCGCCGAGGAAGGCCAGGACCCGTGGCGGATGACCCTGCTGTGCCGTGATCGCGAGGGCTACCTGAGCCTGTCGCGGCTGCTGACCCGCGCCTGGATGGAAGGCCATCGCCCGGAGGGTGGCGTGGCGGTGCACCCGGACTGGCTGAAGGCTGGCAACGCCAACCTGTTCGCGCTGGCCGGCCGGCAGAGCCTGGCCGGGCGGCTGGCGCTGGACGGCAAGCATGAACTGGCCGAGCAGCAGCTGGCCGACTGGCAGCGCGTGTTCGGCGATGGCCTGCACCTGGAGCTGACCCGCACCGGCCGCGAGGGCGAAGAAACCTTCAACCAGTTCGCGCTGATGGCCGCCGGCCAGCGTGGCCTGCCGGTGGTGGCCAGCAACGACGTGCGCTTCCTGTCGCCATCGGACTTCAGCGCGCACGAAGCGCGCGTGTGCATTTCCACCGGCCGCGTGCTGGACGACCCCAAGCGCCCGCGCGAATACAGCGACCAGCAGTACCTGAAGTCGGCCGAGGAGATGTGCGCGCTGTTCGCCGACATCCCCGATGCAATCGACAACACGCTGGCGCTGGCCGAGCGCTGCAACATCGAAATGCGGCTTGGCACCTACTTCCTGCCCAACTACCCGGTGCCCGACGACGAAACCCTGGACACCTGGATCCAGAAGATGTCGCGCGACGGCCTGGAAGAGCGCCTGGAGAAGAATCCGCTGGCGCCGGGCAAGACCCGCGAAGAGTACTTCGAGCGCCTGGAATTCGAGCTCAACACCATCATCAAGATGGGCTTCCCGGGCTACTTCCTGATCGTGGCCGACTTCATCCAGTGGGGCAAGAACCAGGGCATTCCGATCGGCCCCGGCCGTGGTTCGGGTGCCGGTTCGCTGGTGGCGTGGGCGCTGAAGATCACCGATCTGGACCCGCTGCCGTACAACCTGCTGTTCGAGCGATTCCTCAACCCGGAACGCGTGTCGATGCCCGACTTCGACATCGACTTCTGCATGGACCGCCGCGACGAGGTGATCGACTACGTCGCACGCAAGTACGGGCGCGAGCGCGTCAGCCAGATCATCACCTACGGCACCATGGCCGCCAAGGCGGTGGTGCGCGACTCCGGCCGCGTACTCGGTTTCCCGTACGGCCTGGTCGACGGTGTCTCCAAGCTGATCCCGAACATCCTCGGCATCCACCTGAAGGATGCGCTGGGCAAGGGCAAGGAAGGCCCGAGCTCGGAAATGGCCTCGGCTGAACTGATCCAGCGCTACGAGACCGAGGACGATGTCCGCGACCTGATCGATCTGGCGCTGCAGCTGGAAGACCTGACCCGCAACGCCGGCAAGCATGCCGGTGGCGTGGTGATCGGGCCAGAGCCGCTGAGCGAGTTCTGCCCGCTGTACGCCGAACACGACGAGAACGGCCTCGGCAAGAACCCGGTCACCCAGTTCGACAAGAACGACGTGGAAGAAGTGGGCCTGGTGAAGTTCGACTTCCTCGGCCTGCGCACGCTGACCATCATCGACTGGGCGGTGAAGGCGATCAACAAGCGCCACGAGCGCGCCGGCATCCCGCCGGTGGACATCGCCGCGATCCCGCTGGACGACACGCCCACCTACAAGGACATCTTCGCCAACGGCAACACCGGCGCGGTGTTCCAGTTCGAATCCTCGGGCATGCGCCGCCTGCTGAAGGACGCGCGCCCCGACCGTTTCGAAGACCTGATCGCGCTGGTGTCGCTGTACCGCCCCGGCCCGATGGACCTGATTCCCTCCTTCAACGCGCGCAAGCACGGCCAGGAAGAAATCATCTATCCCGATCCGCGCACCGAAGCCATCCTGAAGGACACCTACGGCATCATGGTGTACCAGGAGCAGGTGATGCAGATGGCGCAGATCGTCGGCGGCTACTCGCTGGGCGGCGCCGACCTGCTGCGCCGCGCGATGGGCAAGAAGGTGCCGGCCGAAATGGCCAAGCACCGCGAGATCTTCCGCGAAGGCGCGGCCAGGGACGGCGTGGACGAGGCCAAGGCCGATGCGATCTTCGACCTGATGGAGAAGTTCGCCGGCTACGGCTTCAACAAGTCGCACGCCGCTGCCTACGCACTGGTCAGCTACCAGACCGCGTGGCTGAAGCGCCACTACCCGGCCGAGTTCATGGCAGCCACGCTGTCCTCGGACCTGGACAACACCGACAAGGTGGTCGGCTTCCTCGACGAGGTGCGCAACCTCGGCCTGACTGTGCTGCCACCGAAGGTGAACCAGTCGGCCTTCATGTTCGAGGCGGTGACGCCTGACACCATCCAGTACGGACTGGGCGCGATCAAGGGCGTCGGCCAGGGTGCCTGCGAAGCGGTGGTGGAAGAGCGCCTGAAGGGCGGCGAGTACAAGGACCTGCTCGACTTCTGTACCCGCGTCGGTTCGGCCAAGCTCAACCGGCGCACGCTGGAAGCAATGATCAACTGCGGCGCACTGGATGAGCTCGGCCACAACCGCGCCTCGCTGATGCTGCAGCTGCCGGAGGTGATCAAGGCGACCGACCAGATGGCGCGCGAACGTGCGTCCGGGCAGAACTCGCTGTTCGGCGGCCCTGACCCGAGCGCGGCCACGATCCAGCTGGACCTGCCCGAAGCCGAGGAATGGCCGTTGCTGCAGCGCCTGAACGGCGAGCGCGACACGCTCGGCTTCTACCTCAGCGGCCACCCGTTCGATCCCTGGCGCGACGACGTGCGCGACCTGGTCGGCAACGACCTGGGTTCGGTGGAGAAGATCTGGAGCGCCAACAGTGGCGGCGGTGGCGGCGGCGAGAAGCGCTGGCGCCCGGAAGTACAGACCGTGCTGGCCGGACAGGTGGTCGGCGTGCGCCGCAAGGGCGAGAGCCAGATCTTCATTCAGCTCGAAGACGGCCGCGGCCGCGTCGAGTGCAGCGCGTTCTCCGACGCGATGGCCGAGTTCGGCCACCTGATGACCAAGGACCGCATCCTGGTGGTCAAGGGTGGCCTGCGCGAGGACGAGTTCAACGGCGGCTTCGCGCTGCGCATCCGCCAGTGCTGGGACTTCGACGAAGTCTGCGCCAACTACGCCACGCGGCTGTCGCTGCGCCTGGACCTGCGCCAGCAGCGCCCGGTCTGGGAACGCATTGATGCGCTGCTCGACCGCCATCGCCCCGGCCGCACGCCGCTGCGCCTGGACCTGCTGCTGAAGGGCCCGCACGGCGGCGTCGCCGGCATGCTCGATGTCTCCGGGCAGAGCGCGGTGCGCATCGATTCCAAGCTGATGGAGGCGCTGCGCGCGGACCCTGCCGTGCGCACGCTGAAGGTGCGCTACAGCCCGCCGTGGGCCAGCTGA
- the lpxA gene encoding acyl-ACP--UDP-N-acetylglucosamine O-acyltransferase produces MTDNAPRIHPTAVIDPAARLADDVQVGAFTLIGPDVEIGAGTVVGPHCSIHGPTRIGRDNRFVGHAAIGGEPQDKKFAGERTELVIGDRNVFREFVTLNRGTGGGGGITSIGNDNWMLAYTHVAHDCHVGNFCVFSNNTTLAGHVTVGDYVIISGFAGAHQFCRIGAHAFLGMGALTNGDVPPFTMVGTDSLGRPRGINSEGLKRRGFDAERISAIKRAYRTLYVAGLPLAEAKQQLTEQARDSNDVKAMLDFIEHAERPLLR; encoded by the coding sequence ATGACTGACAACGCACCGCGGATCCACCCCACCGCCGTCATCGATCCGGCCGCGCGCCTGGCCGACGATGTGCAGGTGGGCGCGTTCACCCTGATCGGCCCCGACGTTGAAATCGGCGCCGGTACGGTGGTGGGCCCCCATTGCAGCATCCACGGCCCGACCCGGATCGGCCGCGACAACCGCTTTGTCGGCCATGCCGCGATCGGTGGCGAGCCGCAGGACAAGAAGTTCGCCGGTGAGCGCACCGAGCTGGTGATCGGCGACCGCAACGTGTTCCGCGAATTCGTCACGCTCAACCGTGGCACCGGCGGTGGCGGCGGCATCACCAGCATCGGCAACGACAACTGGATGCTGGCCTACACGCACGTGGCGCACGACTGCCATGTCGGCAACTTCTGCGTGTTCTCCAACAACACCACCCTGGCCGGCCACGTCACCGTGGGCGACTACGTGATCATCAGCGGCTTCGCCGGTGCCCACCAGTTCTGCCGCATCGGCGCGCATGCCTTCCTCGGCATGGGCGCGCTGACCAACGGCGACGTACCGCCGTTCACCATGGTCGGTACCGATTCGCTGGGACGCCCCCGCGGCATCAACAGCGAAGGCCTGAAGCGCCGCGGCTTCGACGCCGAGCGCATCTCGGCCATCAAGCGTGCCTACCGCACGCTGTACGTGGCAGGCCTGCCGCTGGCCGAAGCCAAGCAGCAGCTGACCGAACAGGCGCGTGACAGCAATGACGTGAAGGCCATGCTGGACTTCATCGAGCACGCCGAGAGGCCCTTGCTGCGATGA
- a CDS encoding ribonuclease HII, whose translation MSRRHAAAASLALFDGTAVVEPERLVAGVDEAGRGPLAGPVAVAAVVFDPSRPRINGLDDSKQLTAARREQLHDRIVERALAWHVVLVDVDTIDRLNIYQATLQGMRDVVAAVAHVAGFARIDGNVVPKGLVLPAQALVGGDGIDRAIMAASILAKVSRDRYMLDVHTRHPQYGFEQHKGYGTPAHLAALREHGPCVEHRRSFAPVRECLESPPAAAAAIAIA comes from the coding sequence ATGAGCCGCCGCCATGCCGCGGCAGCCAGCCTGGCCCTGTTCGATGGTACGGCCGTGGTCGAGCCGGAACGCTTGGTTGCCGGTGTCGACGAGGCCGGGCGTGGCCCACTGGCGGGGCCGGTGGCGGTGGCGGCGGTGGTATTCGATCCGTCACGGCCACGCATCAACGGCCTGGACGATTCCAAGCAGCTCACCGCAGCCCGCCGCGAGCAGCTGCATGACCGCATCGTCGAGCGCGCCCTGGCCTGGCATGTGGTGCTGGTGGACGTGGACACCATCGACCGCCTGAACATCTACCAGGCCACCCTGCAGGGCATGCGTGACGTCGTTGCAGCGGTCGCTCATGTGGCCGGCTTCGCCCGCATCGATGGCAACGTGGTGCCCAAGGGCCTGGTGCTGCCGGCGCAGGCGCTGGTCGGCGGCGATGGCATCGACCGCGCGATCATGGCCGCCTCGATCCTGGCCAAGGTCTCGCGCGACCGTTACATGCTGGACGTGCATACCCGCCATCCGCAGTACGGCTTCGAGCAGCACAAGGGCTACGGCACCCCCGCCCACCTGGCCGCCCTGCGCGAGCACGGCCCCTGTGTGGAGCACCGGCGCAGCTTCGCCCCGGTGCGTGAATGCCTGGAATCCCCGCCGGCGGCGGCCGCCGCCATCGCGATCGCCTGA
- the fabZ gene encoding 3-hydroxyacyl-ACP dehydratase FabZ, translating into MNDSLQLPIDVCQIQELLPHRYPFLLVDRVLELDVEAKRILAQKNVSINEPFFQGHFPGRPIMPGVLIIEALAQAGGVMTQLTLGRDAQSKLFYMVKVENARFNKQVVPGDVLMLDVQMKRLIRNMGWYYGEAKVNGEVVASAEVMCAGAKG; encoded by the coding sequence ATGAACGATTCGCTGCAGCTTCCTATCGACGTCTGCCAGATCCAGGAACTGCTTCCGCACCGCTACCCGTTCCTGCTGGTGGACCGGGTGCTTGAACTCGACGTCGAGGCCAAGCGGATCCTGGCGCAGAAGAACGTCAGCATCAACGAGCCGTTCTTCCAGGGCCACTTCCCGGGCCGCCCGATCATGCCCGGCGTGCTGATCATCGAAGCGCTGGCGCAGGCCGGCGGCGTCATGACCCAGCTCACGCTCGGCCGCGATGCGCAGTCCAAGCTGTTCTACATGGTCAAGGTGGAAAACGCCCGCTTCAACAAGCAGGTCGTGCCTGGCGACGTGCTGATGCTGGATGTGCAGATGAAGCGCCTGATCCGCAACATGGGCTGGTACTACGGCGAAGCCAAGGTCAACGGCGAAGTCGTCGCGTCGGCCGAGGTCATGTGCGCCGGCGCCAAGGGCTGA